In the Clostridia bacterium genome, one interval contains:
- a CDS encoding S-adenosylmethionine decarboxylase proenzyme has protein sequence MRALGRHILAEIYGCSFDALNDVKKVEQAMVNAALAAGAEIREVVFHEFSPQGVSGVVVISESHLAIHTWPELGYAAVDVFTCGDKVNPWDACNYLLSKFEAEHVHATEIKRGIIRDSLEQVAVNQ, from the coding sequence TTGCGCGCGTTGGGAAGACATATTTTGGCGGAGATTTATGGATGCAGCTTTGACGCACTAAACGACGTAAAAAAGGTTGAACAAGCAATGGTCAACGCAGCATTAGCAGCTGGCGCCGAAATTCGCGAAGTTGTATTCCATGAATTCAGCCCCCAGGGCGTGAGCGGTGTGGTAGTAATATCAGAATCGCACTTAGCAATTCACACATGGCCAGAATTAGGGTATGCTGCAGTAGATGTTTTTACTTGTGGCGATAAGGTTAATCCATGGGATGCGTGCAATTACCTACTGTCGAAGTTCGAGGCAGAGCATGTTCATGCAACTGAGATAAAGCGTGGCATTATACGCGACTCGTTGGAGCAGGTAGCGGTGAACCAGTAG